In a genomic window of Alcanivorax sp.:
- a CDS encoding SDR family NAD(P)-dependent oxidoreductase, translated as MMNILKFRSSKPSYNGYAVVTGAGSGIGRSFALELAKRNSAVVCADLKLESAEETVALIEKAGGKAFAVACDVGKAGQVKQLAAKSEKLLGNPVTLLINNAGVGIGGKFEELSLEDWKWAMDVNLWGVVHGCHYFVPGFKKQGRGAIINVASAASYTAAPEMSAYNVTKAGVRALSETLYAELKRDNIKVNVLCPTLVPTNIIKDGRIPARYSKLADHALMNYAMTTSDSVAKLTLNRLDKGELYTTPQVDAKLFWMMKRATPNLYANLLGFSYRFVKN; from the coding sequence ATGATGAATATTCTCAAGTTTCGTTCCAGCAAGCCGAGCTATAACGGCTACGCGGTGGTTACCGGTGCCGGCAGTGGTATCGGTCGTAGTTTTGCCCTGGAGCTGGCCAAACGGAATAGCGCTGTGGTCTGCGCCGATCTGAAACTGGAAAGCGCGGAAGAAACCGTGGCGCTGATCGAAAAGGCGGGTGGCAAGGCCTTTGCGGTGGCCTGTGATGTGGGCAAGGCTGGTCAGGTCAAGCAACTGGCGGCCAAGTCCGAGAAGTTGCTGGGCAACCCGGTCACTCTTTTGATCAACAATGCCGGCGTGGGCATTGGTGGCAAGTTCGAAGAGCTGAGCCTGGAAGACTGGAAATGGGCCATGGATGTGAACCTGTGGGGTGTGGTGCACGGTTGTCACTACTTTGTGCCCGGGTTCAAGAAGCAGGGTCGTGGCGCCATCATCAATGTGGCCTCTGCCGCGTCCTATACTGCAGCGCCGGAAATGAGTGCCTATAACGTGACCAAGGCCGGCGTGCGGGCCCTGTCCGAAACCCTGTACGCGGAACTCAAGCGCGACAACATCAAGGTCAACGTACTGTGTCCGACCCTGGTGCCCACCAACATCATCAAGGATGGCCGCATTCCCGCGCGCTATTCCAAACTGGCCGATCATGCACTGATGAACTACGCCATGACCACCAGTGATTCCGTGGCCAAGCTGACCCTGAACCGTCTCGACAAGGGTGAGCTGTACACCACTCCCCAGGTGGACGCAAAGCTGTTCTGGATGATGAAACGCGCCACCCCCAATTTGTACGCGAACCTGCTCGGTTTTTCCTACCGGTTCGTCAAGAATTAA
- a CDS encoding NAD(P)/FAD-dependent oxidoreductase → MAAAKKSNASAAKIYDTFIVGAGISGLCAAIKMKKQGYHDFKIIEKATRVGGTWRENTYPGCGCDVPSSLYSFSFALSSKWSHLFARQPEILSYLEEVSEDFGIKELIEFGTELEHAEWDESRHLWVLDTKTGKEKGQTLARTVVFATGPITEAQIPSLPGLDSFKGEMFHSAKWNHDYDLTGKRVAVIGTGASAIQFVPQIQPKVKELHVFQRTAPWVLPKPDMDLGDTSKQLIDKLPIIQKSWRKAVATSLNVINFGLRNPAALKPVSTAAKQLLRVQVKDKALRKAVTPDFTLGCKRILFANNYYPALQADNANLIPHGLVEVEGNTVIAANGERHEVDVIIWGTGFEVSHPPIGRKVIDANGDRLSDLWKDSSPEAYLGATMKDVPNAFLVLGPNVLVYDSFIGLAEAQLDYIIDGLKKVKQKGITRFAIKPEVLKAHNDKVQKHLKTTVFNSGGCKSYYLDQNGRNFAAWPWSLKELKKRLSDFKLGDYEVVYQSAEKKKAA, encoded by the coding sequence ATGGCAGCAGCAAAGAAGAGCAACGCCTCTGCGGCTAAGATTTACGACACCTTTATTGTCGGTGCCGGCATTTCCGGCTTGTGTGCCGCGATCAAGATGAAGAAACAGGGCTATCACGATTTCAAGATCATCGAGAAAGCTACCCGCGTTGGCGGTACCTGGCGGGAAAATACCTACCCGGGTTGTGGCTGTGATGTGCCGTCTTCCCTGTACTCCTTTTCCTTTGCGCTGAGCAGCAAGTGGAGCCACCTGTTTGCCCGCCAGCCGGAAATTCTCAGCTACCTGGAAGAGGTAAGCGAAGATTTCGGTATCAAGGAACTGATCGAGTTCGGCACTGAACTGGAACATGCCGAGTGGGACGAAAGCCGCCACCTGTGGGTACTGGATACCAAAACCGGTAAGGAAAAAGGCCAGACCCTGGCGCGCACCGTGGTCTTTGCCACCGGGCCGATCACCGAAGCCCAGATTCCGTCGCTGCCGGGCCTGGATAGCTTCAAGGGCGAAATGTTCCATTCCGCCAAGTGGAACCACGACTATGACCTGACCGGCAAGCGTGTGGCGGTGATCGGTACCGGCGCTTCGGCGATCCAGTTCGTGCCGCAGATCCAGCCCAAGGTGAAAGAGCTGCATGTGTTTCAGCGCACCGCGCCCTGGGTGCTGCCCAAGCCGGACATGGATCTGGGGGATACCAGCAAGCAGTTGATCGACAAGCTGCCGATTATCCAGAAAAGCTGGCGCAAGGCGGTGGCCACCTCCCTGAACGTGATCAACTTCGGTCTGCGTAATCCGGCGGCTCTGAAGCCGGTGAGCACGGCGGCCAAACAGCTGCTGCGTGTGCAGGTGAAGGACAAGGCCCTGCGCAAGGCGGTAACACCGGACTTTACCCTGGGCTGCAAGCGCATCCTGTTCGCCAACAACTACTACCCGGCCCTGCAGGCGGATAACGCCAACCTGATTCCCCATGGCCTGGTGGAAGTGGAGGGCAATACCGTGATCGCCGCCAACGGTGAGCGTCATGAAGTGGACGTGATTATCTGGGGTACCGGTTTTGAAGTGTCCCACCCGCCGATCGGCAGGAAGGTGATTGATGCCAACGGCGATCGCCTCTCCGACCTGTGGAAGGACAGCTCTCCGGAAGCCTATCTGGGCGCCACCATGAAGGATGTGCCCAATGCCTTCCTGGTGCTGGGTCCCAACGTGCTGGTGTATGACTCCTTCATCGGCCTGGCGGAAGCCCAGCTTGACTACATCATCGACGGCCTGAAGAAGGTGAAGCAGAAGGGAATCACCCGCTTTGCCATCAAGCCCGAGGTGCTCAAGGCCCATAACGACAAGGTCCAGAAACACCTGAAAACCACGGTGTTCAACAGTGGTGGCTGCAAGAGCTACTACCTGGACCAGAATGGCCGCAACTTTGCCGCCTGGCCCTGGTCGCTGAAGGAGCTGAAGAAGCGTCTGAGCGATTTCAAGCTAGGAGACTACGAGGTGGTTTACCAGAGCGCGGAGAAAAAGAAGGCCGCCTGA